The following coding sequences lie in one Primulina huaijiensis isolate GDHJ02 chromosome 2, ASM1229523v2, whole genome shotgun sequence genomic window:
- the LOC140967260 gene encoding haloacid dehalogenase-like hydrolase domain-containing protein At2g33255: MHTYPLRSLLFFLPRRAFSAMSTLTPTSVTSAVSSKRRLRGVVFDMDGTLTVPVIDFPSMYRAVLGEEEYVRIKLENPSGIDVLHQIEKWSPDKQKRAYDIIAEFEKQGSDRLQIMPGASELCRFLDSRNVRRGLITRNVKESVDLFHNRFGMTFSPALSREFRPYKPDPAPLLHICSIWGVQPDEVMMIGDSLKDDATCGKRAGAFTCLLDETGQYNSPEYRNVGLEPDYFVSSLVEVLRVLEAKFDLTA; this comes from the exons ATGCATACTTACCCGCTGAGATCCCTCCTCTTCTTCCTCCCCAGAAGGGCATTCTCGGCAATGTCCACCCTTACCCCCACCTCCGTCACCTCTGCCGTGTCCTCCAAGCGCCGCCTGAGGGGCGTGGTGTTCGACATGGACGGAACCCTAACCGTCCCCGTTATTGATTTCCCGTCCATGTACAGAGCAGTGCTCGGGGAAGAAGAGTACGTAAGGATCAAACTGGAGAACCCTTCGGGCATCGATGTTCTGCACCAGATTGAGAAATGGAGCCCCGACAAGCAGAAACGGGCTTATGATATCATCGCCGAGTTTGAGAAACAGGGTTCGGATCGCCTGCAGATTATGCCTG GTGCTTCAGAACTTTGTAGGTTTCTTGACTCGAGAAATGTTAG AAGAGGGTTAATCACAAGAAATGTCAAGGAATCAGTTGACTTATTTCATAATCGATTTGGG ATGACATTTTCTCCTGCATTAAGCAGGGAGTTTCGACCTTACAAACCCGACCCTGCTCCCCTGCTTCATATATGTTCGATTTGGGGAGTGCAACCAGATGAAGTCATGATGATCGGGGATAGCTTGAAAGACGATGCAA CATGTGGAAAACGAGCTGGGGCGTTCACTTGCTTGCTTGATGAAACCGGTCAGTACAATTCTCCAGAATACCGCAATGTAGGACTCGAACCAGATTACTTCGTGTCATCTCTGGTGGAAGTTCTCAGAGTTTTGGAAGCCAAATTTGACCTTACTGCTTAA